A window from Microbacterium profundi encodes these proteins:
- the ctaE gene encoding aa3-type cytochrome oxidase subunit III, with translation MQESRSQIGHNGDVTTSATHAPAARTIKRPNPVAVGTIVWLGSEVMFFAGLFAIYFTLRSTSPELWADRTELLNVTFAGVNTAILVLSSVTCQMGVFAAEDLQPYRLAKGQLNLAGRRRLFGWGMVEWFWLTFALGAIFVSGQVWEYAQLVAEGMPIQADAYASAFYLTTGFHALHVTGGLIAFLLTMGRAFAVKNFTHKEATSSIVVSYYWHFVDVVWIVLFFVIYFLK, from the coding sequence ATGCAAGAATCACGCTCGCAGATCGGCCATAATGGAGACGTGACCACCTCAGCGACTCATGCCCCGGCGGCAAGAACGATCAAGCGGCCCAATCCGGTAGCTGTCGGCACCATCGTGTGGCTCGGCAGCGAGGTGATGTTCTTCGCGGGACTGTTCGCGATCTACTTCACCCTTCGCAGCACGTCTCCCGAGCTCTGGGCAGACCGCACGGAGCTGCTGAACGTCACCTTCGCCGGTGTGAACACAGCGATCCTCGTGCTCTCCTCCGTGACGTGCCAGATGGGCGTCTTCGCCGCTGAGGACCTGCAGCCGTACCGCCTCGCCAAGGGCCAGCTCAACCTCGCCGGCCGCCGCCGCCTGTTCGGCTGGGGAATGGTCGAGTGGTTCTGGCTGACCTTCGCGCTCGGCGCCATCTTCGTATCCGGTCAGGTCTGGGAGTACGCCCAGCTCGTCGCCGAGGGCATGCCGATCCAGGCAGACGCCTATGCCTCGGCGTTCTACCTGACCACGGGCTTCCATGCCCTCCACGTCACCGGCGGACTCATCGCATTCCTGCTCACCATGGGGCGCGCGTTCGCAGTGAAGAACTTCACGCATAAGGAGGCGACCTCCTCGATCGTTGTGTCCTACTACTGGCACTTCGTCGACGTCGTCTGGATCGTGCTGTTCTTCGTCATCTACTTCCTGAAATAA
- a CDS encoding DUF3043 domain-containing protein, which translates to MATSTPPTNDDAAETPVAGKGRPTPSRAEQEAARRRPLVADTKEARAAAKLQMREQRERAQAGMAAGEDKYLPPRDKGPQRRWVRDYVDAGWHLSEWVMALMVIVILVSLVPDPSFSFFAFIGLWAFIVIAVIDMVLLGIRVKRKVAAKFGKDRMEKGLGWYAAMRALQMRFMRLPKPQVKRGQYPD; encoded by the coding sequence GTGGCCACTTCCACCCCACCGACGAACGACGACGCGGCCGAGACGCCCGTCGCCGGCAAGGGACGCCCGACGCCGAGCCGCGCCGAGCAGGAAGCCGCACGTCGACGACCGCTGGTGGCCGACACCAAGGAAGCCCGCGCCGCAGCGAAGCTGCAGATGCGGGAGCAGCGCGAGCGTGCGCAGGCGGGCATGGCCGCCGGTGAGGACAAGTACCTCCCGCCGCGCGACAAGGGTCCGCAGCGTCGTTGGGTGCGCGACTACGTCGACGCCGGCTGGCACCTCTCCGAGTGGGTCATGGCCCTGATGGTCATCGTCATCCTGGTCTCCCTCGTCCCGGATCCCAGCTTCTCGTTCTTCGCCTTCATCGGCCTGTGGGCGTTCATCGTCATAGCCGTCATCGACATGGTGCTGCTCGGCATCCGCGTCAAGCGCAAGGTCGCCGCCAAGTTCGGAAAGGACCGCATGGAGAAGGGCCTCGGCTGGTACGCCGCGATGCGTGCGCTGCAGATGCGTTTCATGCGCCTGCCCAAGCCGCAGGTCAAGCGCGGCCAGTACCCCGACTGA
- the ctaD gene encoding aa3-type cytochrome oxidase subunit I, with amino-acid sequence MTTTEAPSQPAGARPTAVPARQAALMSSSRVEQKGNIVVKWITSTDHKTIGYMYLITSVLFFLLGGVMALVIRAELFAPGMQIVPTKEQYNQLFTMHGTIMLLMFATPLFAGFANAILPLQLGAPDVAFPRLNAFAFWLFTFGSIMAVAGFLTPQGAASFGWFAYQPLASATFTPGAGGNLWMVGLGMSGFGTILGAVNFITTVITMRAPGMTMWRMPIFSWNTLITSLLILMAFPVLAAAIFAAAADRILGAHIFDPANGGVLLWQHLFWFFGHPEVYIIALPFFGIVSEIFPVFSRKPIFGYKTLIYATIAIAALSVAVWAHHMYVTGSVLLPFFALMTMLIAVPTGVKIFNWIGTLWRGSVTFETPMVFALGFLVTFVFGGLTGVILAAPPLDFALSDSYFVVAHFHYVVFGTVVFAMFAGFYFWWPKWTGRMLNERLGYVHFWMLFVGFHMTFLIQHWLGVDGMVRRYADYSEADGWTWGNQVSTIGAVILGASMLPFFLNVWITARKAPKVMVNDPWGYGGSLEWATSCPPPRHNFTSIPRIRSERPAFDLNHPEAAEHPVAAPQPAMSGVTGEGK; translated from the coding sequence ATGACCACTACTGAGGCCCCGAGCCAGCCCGCTGGCGCTCGCCCCACGGCGGTTCCCGCACGCCAGGCAGCTTTGATGAGCTCCTCCCGCGTCGAGCAGAAGGGCAACATCGTCGTCAAGTGGATCACTTCCACTGACCACAAGACCATCGGGTACATGTACCTGATCACCTCCGTGCTGTTCTTCCTCCTCGGCGGAGTGATGGCGCTGGTGATCCGTGCCGAGTTGTTCGCTCCGGGGATGCAGATCGTCCCCACCAAGGAGCAGTACAACCAGCTGTTCACGATGCACGGCACGATCATGCTGCTCATGTTCGCGACTCCGCTGTTCGCCGGCTTCGCGAATGCGATCCTGCCGCTGCAACTCGGAGCGCCGGATGTGGCGTTCCCGCGACTCAACGCGTTCGCCTTCTGGCTGTTCACGTTCGGCTCCATCATGGCGGTCGCCGGCTTCCTCACCCCGCAGGGCGCCGCATCGTTCGGCTGGTTCGCGTATCAGCCCCTGGCGAGTGCGACGTTCACCCCCGGTGCCGGTGGGAACCTCTGGATGGTCGGCCTCGGCATGTCCGGATTCGGGACCATCCTCGGTGCGGTGAACTTCATCACCACGGTCATCACGATGCGTGCTCCCGGCATGACGATGTGGCGGATGCCGATCTTCAGCTGGAACACGCTGATCACGAGCCTCCTGATTCTGATGGCCTTCCCGGTGCTCGCCGCGGCGATCTTCGCTGCTGCCGCAGACCGCATCCTCGGTGCACACATCTTCGACCCGGCCAATGGCGGTGTGCTGCTGTGGCAGCACCTGTTCTGGTTCTTCGGCCATCCGGAGGTCTACATCATCGCGCTGCCGTTCTTCGGCATCGTCTCGGAGATCTTCCCGGTGTTCAGCCGCAAGCCGATCTTCGGATACAAGACCCTGATCTACGCGACGATCGCGATCGCCGCTCTGTCCGTGGCTGTGTGGGCCCACCACATGTACGTCACCGGTTCGGTGCTGCTGCCGTTCTTCGCGCTGATGACCATGCTCATCGCCGTGCCGACCGGTGTGAAGATCTTCAACTGGATCGGAACGCTTTGGAGAGGTTCTGTCACGTTCGAGACACCGATGGTGTTTGCGTTGGGCTTCCTCGTGACATTCGTCTTCGGCGGTCTGACTGGGGTTATCCTCGCAGCGCCCCCGCTGGATTTCGCACTCAGTGACTCATACTTCGTCGTCGCCCATTTCCACTACGTCGTGTTCGGAACGGTCGTGTTCGCGATGTTCGCCGGCTTCTACTTCTGGTGGCCCAAGTGGACAGGGCGCATGCTGAACGAGCGCCTCGGCTACGTGCACTTCTGGATGCTGTTCGTGGGCTTCCACATGACGTTCCTCATCCAGCATTGGCTGGGTGTCGACGGCATGGTGCGTCGGTACGCGGACTATTCGGAAGCCGACGGCTGGACGTGGGGCAACCAGGTGTCGACGATCGGTGCGGTCATCCTCGGCGCTTCGATGCTGCCGTTCTTCCTGAACGTCTGGATCACCGCGCGCAAGGCGCCCAAGGTCATGGTCAACGACCCGTGGGGGTACGGTGGATCGCTCGAGTGGGCTACCAGCTGCCCGCCGCCGCGTCACAACTTCACGTCGATCCCGCGCATCCGCAGCGAGCGTCCTGCGTTCGACCTGAACCATCCCGAGGCCGCCGAGCATCCTGTCGCCGCACCTCAGCCGGCCATGTCGGGCGTGACCGGAGAGGGCAAGTAA
- the qcrA gene encoding cytochrome bc1 complex Rieske iron-sulfur subunit: MANDDDSKALDRAYQPSPGLGVAVSDPVQNPGLPPHRERMTDKDPKAEKRAVRTVYTLFYLSLAGSIWAVAAYMLFPIEDGSLVAIRYNNLFIGLGIALALLSLGLGAIHWSKALMSDKEFVEHRHPTRGKDSTREAAVQAFADANEESGFGRRTMIRNSLFAAVVASIIPGVALFRGLAPHSTPEDPTAGDPVVLLKQTMWAEGQRLVRDPDGTPIRAADVTLGSAFHVIPEDLSELSHADGYLEEKAKAVVLMMRLRPEQLIEAEDRKDWSYDGIVAYSKVCTHVGCPVALYEQQTHHLLCPCHQSQFDVTDHAKVIFGPAARPLPQLPITVDEEGYLVARSDFTEPVGPSFWERY, encoded by the coding sequence ATGGCAAACGACGACGACTCGAAGGCCCTTGACCGGGCCTACCAGCCCTCTCCGGGGCTGGGTGTCGCAGTCAGCGATCCCGTGCAGAACCCGGGGCTGCCACCGCACCGTGAGCGGATGACCGACAAGGACCCGAAAGCTGAGAAGCGCGCGGTCCGCACGGTGTACACGCTGTTCTATCTGTCGCTGGCCGGCAGCATCTGGGCAGTCGCGGCGTACATGCTGTTCCCGATCGAAGACGGCTCGCTGGTCGCGATCCGCTACAACAACTTGTTCATCGGGCTCGGCATCGCTCTGGCGCTGCTTTCACTCGGCCTCGGCGCCATCCACTGGTCCAAGGCCCTCATGTCGGACAAGGAGTTCGTCGAGCACCGTCACCCCACGCGTGGGAAGGACTCGACCCGCGAAGCGGCCGTCCAGGCGTTCGCGGACGCGAACGAGGAGTCCGGGTTCGGCCGCCGCACGATGATCCGCAATTCGCTGTTCGCAGCCGTTGTCGCGTCGATCATTCCTGGCGTTGCACTGTTCCGCGGGCTCGCACCGCACAGCACTCCTGAGGACCCCACAGCGGGCGACCCCGTCGTGCTGTTGAAGCAGACCATGTGGGCAGAGGGGCAGCGTCTCGTACGCGACCCCGACGGCACCCCGATCCGTGCGGCGGATGTCACTCTCGGTTCCGCCTTCCACGTGATCCCCGAGGATCTCTCGGAACTGAGCCACGCCGACGGTTATCTCGAGGAGAAGGCGAAGGCTGTCGTGCTGATGATGCGCCTGCGTCCTGAACAACTCATCGAGGCAGAGGACCGCAAGGACTGGTCGTACGACGGCATCGTCGCGTACTCCAAGGTCTGCACGCACGTCGGCTGCCCCGTCGCCCTGTACGAGCAGCAGACGCACCACCTGCTGTGCCCGTGCCACCAGTCGCAGTTCGACGTGACCGATCATGCCAAGGTCATCTTCGGCCCGGCTGCGCGCCCATTGCCGCAACTGCCGATCACCGTCGACGAAGAGGGCTACCTCGTCGCGCGCAGCGACTTCACCGAGCCTGTCGGCCCGAGCTTCTGGGAGCGCTATTGA
- a CDS encoding dipeptidase, which yields MTSQTQNVDPAIESAVTEAVAIGIPSALSDLGDLVRIPGIAWPSFDQTQLERSAERVASLATGTGVFDDVRVLRAAIPGTDEHGQPAVLATRAARNGKPTILLYAHHDVQPPGSDELWDTPPFEPTVRDGRLYGRGAADDKAGIMAHIASLRAVSEVFGDDLDLGVSLFIEGEEEYGSRSFAQFLSDNSEALRADAIVVADSGNWDSTTPGLTVSLRGNARFTMKVRTLDHASHSGMFGGAVPDAMMATVRLLATLWDEDGAVAVEGLSETDTETPDYSEETLRDEAGLLPGTSPIGRGSILSRIWNKPAITVIGIDATDVASASNTLLPEVTVVISARVAPGQSGEDAYEALEAHLRAHVPFGAELTFSDVDLGDGFLVDTSGWAVSLARQAMADGYGADPVDLGVGGSIPFIADLVREFPAAQILVTGVEDPHARAHSPNESLHLDTFRHAVATEALLLTRMNEITG from the coding sequence ATGACTTCACAGACGCAGAACGTCGACCCCGCGATCGAATCCGCCGTCACAGAAGCGGTGGCCATCGGCATCCCCTCCGCGCTGTCCGACCTCGGCGACCTCGTCCGCATTCCCGGCATCGCATGGCCGTCGTTCGATCAGACGCAGCTCGAGCGCAGCGCCGAGCGCGTGGCATCGCTTGCGACCGGCACCGGCGTCTTCGACGACGTCAGGGTGCTGCGTGCCGCGATCCCCGGCACTGACGAGCACGGTCAGCCCGCTGTTCTCGCGACGCGGGCCGCACGCAACGGCAAGCCGACGATCCTGCTCTACGCGCACCACGATGTGCAGCCTCCGGGTTCAGACGAGCTGTGGGATACGCCGCCCTTCGAACCGACCGTCCGCGATGGGCGGTTGTACGGGCGCGGTGCCGCCGACGACAAGGCCGGCATCATGGCGCACATCGCGTCACTGCGTGCGGTATCCGAGGTGTTCGGTGACGACCTCGACCTGGGAGTCTCGCTGTTCATCGAGGGCGAGGAGGAGTACGGATCGCGCTCGTTCGCCCAGTTCCTCAGCGACAACTCCGAGGCACTCCGTGCGGACGCGATCGTGGTCGCCGACTCCGGCAACTGGGATTCGACGACTCCTGGGCTGACCGTGTCCCTGCGCGGCAACGCACGCTTCACGATGAAAGTGCGCACGCTCGATCACGCGTCGCACTCCGGCATGTTCGGGGGAGCGGTGCCCGACGCGATGATGGCGACGGTCCGCCTGCTCGCCACGCTCTGGGACGAGGACGGCGCCGTCGCCGTGGAAGGACTCTCCGAGACCGACACCGAGACTCCCGATTACAGCGAGGAGACGCTGCGCGACGAGGCCGGACTGCTACCGGGTACCTCGCCGATCGGGCGGGGCAGCATCCTGAGCCGGATCTGGAACAAACCGGCCATCACGGTCATAGGCATCGACGCGACAGACGTGGCCTCGGCATCGAACACGCTGCTTCCGGAGGTGACCGTCGTCATCAGCGCGCGCGTCGCGCCGGGGCAGTCCGGTGAGGACGCGTACGAGGCGCTCGAGGCGCACCTGCGCGCCCACGTGCCGTTCGGCGCGGAGCTGACGTTCTCGGACGTCGATCTCGGCGACGGATTCCTCGTCGACACCAGCGGTTGGGCTGTGAGCCTCGCGCGCCAGGCGATGGCGGACGGCTATGGCGCAGACCCGGTCGATCTCGGAGTCGGAGGGTCCATCCCGTTCATCGCAGATCTCGTGCGGGAATTCCCGGCGGCGCAGATCCTCGTCACCGGAGTGGAGGATCCTCACGCACGTGCCCACAGCCCCAACGAGTCGCTGCACCTGGACACGTTCCGTCATGCCGTCGCGACCGAGGCGCTGCTGCTGACACGTATGAACGAGATCACCGGCTGA
- the qcrC gene encoding cytochrome bc1 complex diheme cytochrome c subunit has product MVREKKRRSNGRRSPLAAAALIGAGLLITGGIYAGASAAIAATDTRTSASTMSVEDGQKLFQANCATCHGLNLQGTDNGPSLYGVGELSVEFQLATGRMPLQMQGPQAPQKSPQFTQPQIDAMAAYVQSEAPGPTYPADRILDGGGDVAEGAQLFRINCAMCHNVSAAGGALTEGKYAPALTSTSALHIYAAMVTGPQNMPVFGDMNLSDEDKRDIISALLFQQESVSVGGFSLGNLGPVSEGLFVWIFGIGGLVAITVWITAKSN; this is encoded by the coding sequence ATGGTACGAGAGAAGAAGCGTCGCTCGAACGGACGCCGCAGCCCACTGGCGGCCGCGGCACTGATCGGTGCAGGACTCCTCATCACGGGAGGCATCTACGCCGGGGCGTCGGCGGCGATCGCCGCCACTGACACCCGGACGAGCGCGAGCACCATGAGCGTCGAAGACGGCCAGAAGCTGTTCCAGGCGAACTGCGCGACCTGTCACGGACTCAACTTGCAGGGCACAGACAACGGACCGAGCCTCTACGGCGTCGGTGAACTGTCGGTGGAGTTCCAATTGGCGACCGGACGCATGCCGCTCCAGATGCAGGGGCCTCAGGCGCCGCAGAAGAGTCCGCAGTTCACTCAGCCTCAGATCGATGCGATGGCCGCATACGTGCAATCGGAGGCACCAGGGCCGACGTATCCCGCAGATAGGATCCTCGATGGCGGAGGGGATGTCGCAGAAGGCGCTCAGCTCTTCCGCATCAACTGCGCGATGTGCCACAACGTGTCGGCCGCCGGCGGAGCGCTCACCGAGGGCAAGTACGCTCCGGCGCTGACCTCGACGAGCGCACTGCACATCTATGCGGCCATGGTCACCGGCCCGCAGAACATGCCGGTGTTCGGGGACATGAACCTGTCCGACGAAGACAAACGCGACATCATCTCCGCGCTGCTGTTCCAGCAGGAGTCGGTCTCGGTCGGCGGATTCTCCCTCGGGAACCTCGGCCCCGTCTCCGAGGGTCTGTTCGTCTGGATCTTCGGTATCGGCGGTCTCGTCGCCATCACCGTGTGGATCACGGCGAAGTCCAACTGA
- the qcrB gene encoding cytochrome bc1 complex cytochrome b subunit, translating into MSTATLSKEDKDTKAPLGGRFVGAASNYIDERTSLSGFVKELGRKVFPDHWSFMLGEIALWSFVVVFISGSFLTFFFQASMVETYYTGAYAPMRGIEMSAALESTLRISFDLRGGLLVRQIHHWAALVFVAGIGIHMLRVFFTGAFRKPRELNWVIGFVLFILALAEGFTGYSLPDDLLSGNGLRIIDGMVKGLPLIGTWTSFLIFGGEFPGTDIVGRLYSLHILLLPMLVIALIVVHLMLMVINKHTQFAGPGRTNDNVVGYPMMPVYMSKMGGYLFIVFGSIVLIATFVQINPIWAYGPYDPSPVSAGTQPDWYIGFADGALRLAPSNWDIVFLDRTWSFGIIVPVLVLGLFIVAVAIYPFLEAWITGDKREHHLAQRPRNAATRTAIGAAGVIFYAVLWAAASSDLIATHFMLTMEGVIHTLQALLFLGPILGYFITKRICIALQKKDREIVLHGYESGRIVRLPGGEYIEVHQPVDTYDRWKLIDVDGYEPLVVRPNDKGRIPWTENLRSSISRWFFEDRLAPLTQAEVAAADAHQSHVTTQMDESEAAEIQGAHERAGVPDAPLNPPAETHIDETANTPSSVIATDPVKRRTDRAERDEVKPKKSDESE; encoded by the coding sequence TTGAGTACCGCAACGCTGTCCAAAGAGGACAAGGACACCAAGGCGCCCCTCGGCGGTCGATTCGTCGGCGCCGCGTCGAACTATATCGACGAGCGCACCAGCCTCTCGGGCTTCGTCAAGGAGCTCGGTCGTAAGGTCTTCCCCGACCACTGGTCGTTCATGCTCGGCGAGATCGCTCTGTGGAGCTTCGTCGTCGTCTTCATCTCCGGCTCGTTCCTGACGTTCTTCTTCCAGGCGTCGATGGTCGAGACCTACTACACGGGCGCCTACGCCCCTATGCGTGGCATCGAGATGTCGGCAGCGCTCGAGTCGACGCTGCGAATCTCCTTCGATCTGCGCGGTGGCTTGCTGGTCCGCCAGATCCACCACTGGGCGGCCCTCGTGTTCGTCGCCGGCATCGGCATCCACATGCTGCGCGTGTTCTTCACCGGCGCATTCCGTAAGCCGCGTGAGCTGAACTGGGTCATCGGTTTCGTGCTGTTCATCCTGGCTCTGGCAGAGGGCTTCACCGGCTACTCGCTGCCTGACGACCTGCTCTCTGGCAACGGCCTGCGCATCATCGACGGCATGGTCAAGGGCCTCCCGCTGATCGGCACGTGGACCTCCTTCCTGATCTTCGGTGGAGAATTCCCCGGCACCGACATCGTCGGCCGACTCTATTCGCTGCACATCCTGCTGCTGCCGATGCTGGTCATCGCCCTGATCGTCGTGCACCTGATGCTGATGGTGATCAACAAGCACACGCAGTTCGCCGGCCCCGGCCGCACGAACGACAACGTCGTCGGCTACCCGATGATGCCCGTCTACATGTCCAAGATGGGCGGCTACCTGTTCATCGTCTTCGGCTCGATCGTGCTGATAGCGACGTTCGTTCAGATCAACCCGATCTGGGCGTACGGACCGTATGACCCGTCCCCCGTCTCGGCCGGCACCCAGCCGGACTGGTACATCGGATTCGCTGACGGCGCGCTGCGCCTCGCACCATCGAACTGGGACATCGTGTTCCTCGACCGCACCTGGTCGTTCGGAATCATCGTTCCCGTCCTTGTCCTCGGCCTGTTCATCGTCGCCGTCGCGATCTACCCCTTCCTCGAGGCGTGGATCACCGGCGACAAGCGTGAGCACCACCTCGCCCAGCGTCCGCGCAACGCCGCGACCCGCACCGCGATCGGGGCCGCCGGTGTGATCTTCTACGCGGTTCTGTGGGCGGCTGCGTCCTCCGATCTCATCGCGACGCACTTCATGCTCACGATGGAGGGCGTGATCCACACGCTTCAGGCGCTGCTGTTCCTCGGCCCGATCCTCGGTTACTTCATCACCAAGCGCATCTGCATCGCGCTGCAGAAGAAGGACCGCGAGATCGTGCTGCACGGCTATGAGTCCGGTCGCATCGTCCGTCTTCCCGGCGGCGAGTACATCGAGGTGCACCAGCCGGTCGACACGTACGACCGCTGGAAGCTCATCGATGTCGACGGATATGAGCCCCTCGTCGTGCGACCGAACGACAAGGGCCGCATCCCGTGGACTGAGAACCTGCGCTCCTCGATCTCTCGTTGGTTCTTCGAAGACCGTCTGGCCCCGCTCACGCAGGCGGAGGTCGCCGCCGCAGATGCCCACCAGAGTCACGTCACGACCCAGATGGACGAGTCCGAGGCTGCGGAGATCCAGGGTGCTCACGAGCGCGCCGGGGTTCCTGACGCGCCGCTCAACCCGCCGGCGGAGACCCACATCGACGAGACCGCCAACACGCCGAGTTCCGTGATCGCCACTGATCCGGTGAAGCGCCGTACTGATCGAGCGGAGCGAGACGAAGTGAAGCCCAAGAAGTCGGACGAGAGCGAGTAA
- the ctaC gene encoding aa3-type cytochrome oxidase subunit II, translating to MPSKRRLRWAAIPLGIAAAVALAGCSPTELNGFLPGFVEDGTAATNQTDRVAALWVNSWIVLLAVGMITWALMGWAAVAYRRRKGQTGLPVQMRYNMPIEIFYTVIPLILVMGMFFFTARDQAAIETQWGDEADVEITAIGKQWAFDFMYAGEDDALSDAVWTMGVQAQPDAEGNIDTEKLPTLVLPVDQKVHINLQSRDVIHSFWIIDFLYKKDMYIGKDNSWSFIPTRVGEYAGKCAELCGEYHSMMLFNVKVVEQDEYDAYVESLREEGNTGDITDAYDRLSNLPGTTGTTSETDSEEEGE from the coding sequence GTGCCCTCGAAACGCCGCCTTCGTTGGGCCGCCATTCCCCTGGGAATCGCGGCAGCCGTGGCTCTGGCGGGATGCTCTCCCACCGAACTCAACGGATTCCTCCCGGGCTTCGTAGAAGACGGCACTGCCGCCACGAACCAGACCGACCGGGTCGCAGCGCTCTGGGTCAACTCCTGGATCGTCCTTCTCGCCGTGGGCATGATCACCTGGGCCCTCATGGGATGGGCCGCCGTCGCGTACCGTCGCCGCAAGGGCCAGACCGGCCTGCCGGTGCAGATGCGCTACAACATGCCGATCGAGATCTTCTACACGGTGATCCCGCTCATCCTCGTCATGGGCATGTTCTTCTTCACCGCGAGAGACCAGGCCGCGATCGAGACGCAGTGGGGTGACGAGGCAGACGTCGAGATCACCGCGATCGGCAAGCAGTGGGCGTTCGACTTCATGTACGCCGGTGAAGACGACGCCCTCTCCGACGCAGTCTGGACCATGGGCGTGCAGGCGCAGCCTGATGCCGAAGGCAACATCGACACTGAGAAGCTGCCGACCCTGGTGCTTCCGGTCGACCAGAAGGTGCACATCAACCTTCAGTCGCGTGACGTCATCCACTCGTTCTGGATCATCGACTTCCTCTACAAGAAGGACATGTACATCGGGAAGGACAACTCCTGGTCCTTCATCCCGACACGCGTCGGGGAGTACGCCGGCAAGTGCGCTGAGTTGTGCGGGGAGTACCATTCGATGATGCTCTTCAACGTCAAGGTCGTAGAGCAGGACGAGTACGACGCATACGTCGAGTCGCTTCGTGAGGAGGGGAACACGGGCGACATCACCGATGCATACGACCGTCTCAGCAACCTCCCCGGCACCACAGGTACGACGTCCGAGACGGACTCCGAAGAAGAGGGAGAGTAA
- a CDS encoding cytochrome c oxidase subunit 4, with protein sequence MRSNVVLWWILAGFFLVVAITYTIWHILAYPELVGAAKVEWVGSVALLFAACMSAMIAVYLARTHKAQGGELPEDILTADIDDGDPELGEFSPWSWWPIVLAASAAVFLVGLAVGQFLLPIGVAIFVVAIVGWVYEYYRGHFAR encoded by the coding sequence ATGCGATCCAATGTCGTTCTCTGGTGGATTCTCGCCGGCTTCTTCCTGGTCGTCGCCATCACCTACACGATCTGGCACATCCTCGCGTATCCCGAACTGGTCGGTGCGGCGAAGGTGGAGTGGGTGGGTTCCGTCGCTCTTCTCTTCGCGGCCTGTATGTCGGCGATGATCGCGGTCTACCTCGCGCGCACGCACAAGGCGCAGGGCGGCGAGCTGCCCGAAGATATTCTGACGGCAGACATCGACGACGGAGATCCTGAGCTCGGCGAGTTCAGCCCGTGGTCGTGGTGGCCGATCGTGCTCGCAGCCTCTGCAGCGGTGTTCTTGGTCGGACTGGCCGTCGGACAGTTTCTCTTGCCGATCGGTGTTGCGATCTTCGTTGTCGCGATCGTCGGCTGGGTGTACGAGTACTACCGAGGTCACTTCGCACGCTGA
- a CDS encoding rhodanese-like domain-containing protein, whose translation MIDRADYFAAKLAYETDASDLYARQKASDDVVVIDVRSDEAWAQGRIPEAVHMHYSEIATRAPSEIATGREVVVYCWSPGCNAGAKGALEFAKLGYTVRELIGGFEYWVREGYPVADADGIHRRPVDPLTGVARIRTQA comes from the coding sequence ATGATCGATCGTGCCGACTACTTCGCCGCCAAACTCGCCTACGAAACAGACGCGAGCGACCTGTACGCCCGCCAGAAGGCCTCTGACGATGTCGTGGTGATCGATGTCCGCTCAGACGAGGCGTGGGCGCAGGGACGCATCCCAGAGGCCGTGCACATGCACTACAGCGAGATCGCGACTCGGGCGCCGTCGGAGATCGCCACAGGAAGGGAAGTCGTCGTGTACTGCTGGAGCCCGGGCTGCAACGCTGGGGCGAAAGGTGCTCTGGAGTTCGCGAAGCTCGGCTACACCGTGCGAGAGCTGATCGGCGGTTTCGAGTATTGGGTCCGCGAAGGGTATCCCGTCGCAGACGCCGACGGCATCCATCGGCGTCCCGTCGACCCGCTCACCGGTGTCGCCCGCATCCGCACGCAGGCCTGA
- the erpA gene encoding iron-sulfur cluster insertion protein ErpA produces the protein MSDTTLTTQTATAHGVTLTDAAATKVKNLLEQEGRDDLRLRVAVQPGGCSGLIYQLYFDERYLDGDETVDFDGVEVIIDNMSVPYLDGAAIDFKDTISEQGFTIDNPNAAGSCACGDSFH, from the coding sequence ATGAGCGACACCACACTGACCACACAGACCGCGACCGCACACGGCGTCACACTGACGGACGCGGCGGCGACCAAGGTGAAGAACCTCCTCGAGCAGGAGGGACGCGACGACCTGCGTCTGCGCGTCGCCGTGCAGCCCGGTGGATGCTCCGGCCTGATCTACCAGCTCTACTTCGACGAGCGCTACCTCGACGGCGACGAGACCGTCGATTTCGACGGCGTCGAGGTCATCATCGACAACATGAGCGTCCCGTACCTCGACGGCGCGGCAATCGATTTCAAGGACACGATCTCCGAGCAGGGTTTCACCATCGACAACCCGAACGCAGCCGGAAGCTGCGCCTGCGGAGACAGCTTCCACTGA